The following proteins are co-located in the Gloeocapsa sp. PCC 7428 genome:
- a CDS encoding endonuclease MutS2: protein MIQSETLELLEWSRLCQHLSTFAATKLGATAARNLQIPQSQKQSEALLAQTQEAYQLENSLTGGLSFDGIQDIGDALTRVQRQGILTGEELLAIATTLAGTRQLRRAIDNQPDVPVLSALVEDIRTYPEIEQEIHRCIDERGQVSDRASTTLSNIRSSLRQIRSQITQKLQNILQRQANAVQEQLITKRGDRFVIPVKAPQKDAIPGIVHDTSTSGATLYVEPNSVVPLGNQLRQLTVKEQAEETAIRRQLSEQIAAVTPDLEHLLSVATILDLACARARYSYWLKANPPRFIQRGEGETITLRQLHHPLLVWQFAHEQGTAVVPVDLVIKPQIRVVTITGPNTGGKTVTLKTLGLAALMAKVGLFVPAREPVEIPWFDQVLADIGDEQSLQQSLSTFSGHIRRISRIIDALSNTQALTPHSSLVLLDEVGAGTDPAEGSALAIALLQYLADHTQLSIATTHFGELKALKYQDERFENASVEFDEESLSPTYRLLWGIPGRSNALTIARRLGLNAEVVEQAKTKIGGATEDVNQVIAGLEAQRRLQETKAAEAEQLLQQVQRLYTEVSQKAAQLQEREAHLRQQQEQSIQQALVQAKSEIAQVIRRLQQGSTTAQDAQQATNALTQIAKNHLPPPPKPKPGFKPQVGDRIRIPRLEQTAEVISAPDEDGELSVRFGIMKMNVKLEDIESLDGQKAEPVTTKKQVKETPRNSPKQDAPTTPQSALAIRTSQNTIDLRGSRVADAEIVLERAIAQAQGRLWIIHGHGTGKLRQGVHTFLQQNPRVNRFEPAAPEDGGTGVTVAYIE from the coding sequence TTGATTCAATCAGAGACTCTAGAATTACTGGAATGGTCGCGCCTGTGTCAACACTTGTCCACTTTTGCGGCAACAAAATTAGGGGCAACCGCAGCGCGTAATTTGCAAATTCCGCAATCGCAAAAACAAAGTGAAGCACTTCTTGCCCAAACGCAGGAAGCATATCAACTAGAAAATAGCCTTACGGGCGGTTTGTCGTTTGATGGTATTCAAGATATTGGCGATGCGCTAACGCGCGTACAACGCCAAGGCATTTTAACGGGCGAAGAACTTTTAGCGATCGCAACGACGCTTGCAGGAACTCGCCAACTGCGTCGCGCAATTGACAATCAGCCAGATGTACCCGTCCTCAGCGCGTTAGTAGAAGACATTCGTACTTATCCCGAAATCGAGCAGGAAATTCATCGTTGTATCGATGAACGCGGACAAGTTAGCGATCGCGCCAGCACAACACTATCAAATATTCGCAGTTCGCTGCGGCAAATTCGCAGTCAAATCACGCAAAAACTGCAAAACATTCTGCAACGGCAAGCGAATGCAGTACAAGAGCAACTGATTACTAAACGCGGCGATCGCTTTGTGATTCCCGTCAAAGCACCCCAAAAAGATGCGATTCCAGGAATTGTGCATGACACTTCTACAAGTGGCGCAACACTTTACGTTGAACCGAATTCAGTCGTTCCTTTAGGTAATCAATTACGACAATTAACCGTCAAAGAGCAAGCTGAAGAAACCGCAATTCGCCGACAGTTATCTGAGCAAATCGCGGCGGTTACACCTGATTTAGAACATTTATTAAGTGTTGCAACAATTCTTGACTTGGCGTGCGCCCGCGCGCGATATAGCTACTGGTTAAAAGCAAATCCACCACGATTCATTCAACGCGGTGAAGGCGAAACAATCACCTTACGGCAACTGCACCATCCGTTGTTAGTATGGCAGTTTGCTCACGAACAAGGCACGGCAGTCGTTCCAGTTGATTTAGTCATTAAACCACAAATTCGGGTAGTGACGATTACAGGACCAAATACGGGAGGTAAAACAGTCACGCTCAAAACCCTCGGCTTAGCAGCTTTGATGGCAAAGGTGGGTTTATTTGTCCCAGCGCGCGAACCTGTGGAAATTCCGTGGTTTGACCAGGTATTAGCCGATATTGGCGACGAACAGTCACTTCAACAGAGCTTATCGACATTCTCCGGTCACATTCGCCGCATCAGTCGAATTATCGATGCCCTATCAAACACTCAAGCACTAACTCCTCACTCCTCGCTCGTGTTACTCGACGAAGTAGGTGCAGGAACTGACCCCGCAGAAGGCAGTGCTTTGGCGATCGCGCTTTTACAATACTTAGCAGACCACACGCAATTAAGTATTGCCACAACTCACTTTGGCGAACTAAAAGCTTTGAAATATCAAGACGAACGCTTTGAGAATGCTTCTGTCGAGTTCGATGAAGAAAGCCTTTCGCCAACCTATCGCCTGTTGTGGGGAATTCCAGGACGTTCTAACGCCTTGACAATTGCCCGCCGCCTAGGGCTAAACGCTGAAGTTGTCGAGCAAGCTAAAACTAAAATAGGCGGTGCAACCGAAGACGTCAACCAGGTAATCGCCGGATTAGAAGCACAACGGCGGCTCCAAGAAACCAAAGCAGCTGAAGCAGAACAATTACTGCAACAAGTACAGCGGCTCTATACCGAAGTATCGCAAAAAGCCGCACAACTGCAAGAGCGCGAAGCACACCTACGACAACAGCAAGAGCAATCGATTCAACAAGCGCTTGTGCAAGCCAAAAGTGAAATCGCGCAAGTGATTCGTCGTCTCCAGCAAGGTTCAACGACAGCCCAAGACGCGCAACAAGCAACAAATGCGCTGACTCAAATTGCCAAAAATCATCTTCCGCCACCACCCAAACCCAAACCAGGATTTAAACCTCAAGTAGGCGATCGCATTCGCATACCGCGTCTTGAGCAAACGGCTGAAGTCATTAGCGCACCCGACGAAGACGGCGAATTAAGTGTTCGCTTCGGAATCATGAAAATGAATGTCAAGCTCGAAGATATAGAATCGCTCGACGGACAAAAAGCCGAACCAGTCACAACTAAGAAGCAAGTTAAAGAAACACCGCGCAATAGTCCTAAGCAAGATGCACCGACTACACCGCAATCCGCCCTCGCAATCCGCACCTCACAAAACACTATCGATCTGCGTGGAAGTCGAGTCGCTGATGCTGAGATTGTCTTAGAACGCGCGATCGCTCAAGCCCAGGGACGATTATGGATTATTCACGGTCATGGAACTGGCAAGCTAAGGCAGGGAGTACACACTTTCTTGCAACAAAATCCCCGCGTTAACCGCTTTGAGCCAGCAGCCCCAGAAGATGGCGGAACAGGTGTCACCGTTGCTTATATCGAATAA
- a CDS encoding GuaB3 family IMP dehydrogenase-related protein: MDIQIGRGKMARRAYGIDEIALVPGQRTLDPSLADTHWQIGSIKREIPIIASAMDGVVDVRMAVLLSQLGALGVLNLEGIQTRYADPNPILERIASVGPQEFVPLMQELYAEPVKPELITQRIQEIKQQGGIAAVSATPAGASKYGSIVASAGADLFFVQATVVSTAHLSPESMANLDLAEFCREMPMPVVLGNCVTYEVTLNLMKAGAAAVLVGIGPGAACTSRGVLGVGIPQATAIADCAAARDDYHQETGNYVPVIADGGLITGGDICKCIACGADGVMIGSPFARAAEAPGRGFHWGMATPSPVLPRGTRIRVGTTGTLEQILRGPAQLDDGTHNFLGALKTSMGTLGAKDLKEMQQVEVVIAPSLLTEGKVYQKAQQLGMGK; encoded by the coding sequence GTGGATATTCAGATTGGGCGTGGGAAAATGGCTCGCCGAGCCTATGGAATTGATGAAATTGCGCTCGTTCCTGGACAGCGCACGCTAGACCCAAGTTTAGCAGATACACATTGGCAAATTGGCAGTATCAAGCGGGAAATTCCGATTATTGCCAGCGCCATGGATGGTGTTGTCGATGTCCGCATGGCTGTGCTTTTGTCACAATTGGGCGCATTGGGTGTTTTGAATTTAGAAGGAATTCAAACGCGTTATGCTGACCCAAATCCTATTCTAGAAAGAATTGCTTCGGTAGGTCCGCAAGAATTTGTACCGCTGATGCAAGAACTTTATGCCGAACCTGTCAAGCCCGAACTCATTACACAACGCATCCAAGAAATTAAACAACAAGGTGGCATTGCCGCAGTCAGTGCTACCCCAGCGGGTGCAAGTAAGTACGGCTCGATTGTCGCGAGTGCAGGTGCTGATTTATTTTTTGTACAGGCAACGGTAGTTTCTACAGCGCATTTATCACCTGAATCGATGGCAAACTTGGATTTAGCTGAATTCTGCCGCGAGATGCCCATGCCGGTAGTATTGGGAAATTGCGTGACGTATGAAGTAACGCTAAACCTAATGAAAGCTGGTGCAGCGGCTGTGCTGGTGGGAATTGGTCCCGGCGCTGCGTGTACCTCACGGGGTGTCTTGGGTGTGGGTATACCGCAAGCAACAGCGATCGCTGACTGTGCGGCTGCGCGTGATGATTATCATCAGGAAACGGGTAATTATGTTCCGGTGATTGCTGATGGTGGTTTGATTACTGGTGGTGACATCTGTAAGTGTATTGCCTGCGGTGCTGATGGCGTGATGATTGGCTCTCCCTTCGCGCGCGCGGCTGAAGCCCCAGGACGCGGTTTCCACTGGGGTATGGCAACACCTAGCCCTGTATTACCTCGTGGCACTCGCATTCGAGTTGGGACGACGGGTACGTTAGAACAAATTCTGCGTGGACCTGCACAACTTGATGACGGGACGCATAATTTTTTAGGCGCTTTAAAAACCAGCATGGGTACGTTGGGAGCCAAGGATCTTAAAGAAATGCAGCAAGTCGAAGTTGTGATCGCGCCTTCGTTGTTAACCGAAGGTAAGGTTTATCAAAAAGCACAACAGTTAGGCATGGGCAAGTAA
- the trxA gene encoding thioredoxin: MSVAAQVTDSTFKQEVLESEVPVLVDFWAPWCGPCRMVAPVVDEIAQQYDGQVKVVKLNTDENPNVASQYGIRSIPTLMIFKGGQRVDMVVGAVPKSTLSNTLEKYL, from the coding sequence ATGTCAGTAGCCGCACAAGTTACAGACTCGACGTTTAAACAGGAAGTACTCGAAAGCGAAGTTCCAGTTCTAGTGGACTTCTGGGCACCTTGGTGTGGTCCGTGCCGGATGGTAGCTCCTGTTGTGGATGAAATTGCGCAGCAATACGACGGTCAGGTGAAAGTTGTAAAACTTAACACAGACGAGAACCCCAACGTTGCTAGTCAATACGGTATTCGCAGTATCCCGACATTAATGATTTTTAAGGGTGGGCAACGAGTTGATATGGTTGTTGGTGCAGTTCCTAAGAGTACTTTGTCTAACACGTTGGAAAAGTATTTGTGA